A genomic window from Ischnura elegans chromosome 10, ioIscEleg1.1, whole genome shotgun sequence includes:
- the LOC124166444 gene encoding piggyBac transposable element-derived protein 4-like translates to MERKKQLNLMREEDRSYLQRLLMESSDSELSAVDDESEGEEDSLEEQLQNTDTEQEITSEEESDREDEESGKEFVFGKDKTTKWALQIPVVTVRTRRHNIVNLNSRVKESATTAKTVLECWRCFFTDSLLAIILENTNKFIESQKDRYDRERDCKFTDLSELKAFFGLLYMAGFLRNSKLNTSDLWSTDGTGVEFFRLVMSRKRFHFILQSLRFDDKATRSDRKLLDKLAPVREVFDIFVQNCRESYSLGEYVTIDEMLSKFRGRCAFRQYIPSKPGKYGIKIFSLADSKTFYTGNLEVYVGKQPEGPFYVSNSANDVVKRLVRPIAHSGRNITADNWFTSYELVLDLLKANLTYVGTVRKNKRQLPPSFTSPVGREPFTTRFGFDRHCTLVSYIPKRRKNVILISSMHHDSTIDETTGNSNKPEIVTFYNATKSGVDVVDKLCATYSVARNTKRWPMTIFYTMLNVAAINAQVIYLVNNKESSHAILKRRHFIKVLAQELTKEHLQKRSHVVNLPRELRKRTLAISEKDKETEHNESSTTLLCVVGKMRDEMCNKEGQCQIDLKDVCII, encoded by the exons atggagagaaaaaaacagctaaacctAATGCGTGAGGAAGATCGTAGCTATCTGCAGCGTCTTCTGATGGAATCATCAGATTCAGAATTGTCTGCAGTAGATGATGAGAGCGAAGGTGAAGAAGATTCCTTAGAGGAACAATTGCAAAACACGGATACGGAGCAAGAAATTACTAGTGAGGAAGAAAGTGACCGAGAGGATGAAGAATCaggtaaagaatttgtttttgggaAAGACAAAACTACGAAGTGGGCTTTGCAAATACCAGTGGTGACTGTAAGGACTCGTCGTCATAATATTGTAAACCTGAATTCACGTGTGAAAGAAAGTGCTACAACCGCTAAGACTGTACTCGAGTGTTGGAGATGTTTTTTTACCGACAGTCTgcttgctattattttggaaaacactaataaattcattgaatcccaaaaagatcgttacgatagggaaagagattgtaaatttaccgatttgagtgaactgaaagctttctttggattactgtatatggcaggtttccttagaaatagtaagctaaatacaagtgatttgtggtctacagatggaactggtgttgaattttttcgattggtgatgtctcgtaagcgcttccactttattttacaaaGCCTTCGGTTTGATGACAAAGCAACTAGAAGCGATAGGAAGCTATTAGATAAGCTTGCACCTGTTAGAGaggtttttgatatatttgttcaaaattgccgtgaaagttattctttgggagaatacgtaactattgatgaaatgctatcaaaattcagaggaagatgtgcatttaggcaatacatcccgagtaaaccaggaaaatatggaattaagatattttctctagcagattctaaaacattttacacaGGGAACTTAGAAGTATACGTTGGGAAGCAGCCGGAAGGCCCATTTTACGTTAGTAACAGTGCCAATGATGTTGTAAAAAGGTTGGTTAGACCGATTGCTCACAGTGGTCGCAATATAACCGCCGATAATTGGTTTACCAGTTATGAGCTAGTTTTAGACCTACTCAAAGCTAACCTTACGTATGTAGGAACAGTAAGGAAGAATAAACGGCAGCTTCCACCCAGTTTTACATCCCCTGTCGGTCGAGAACCATTTACAACTCGTTTTGGATTTGATAGGCATTGCACATTGGTATCATACATACCAAAGCgacgaaaaaatgtaattttaatatcttcaatgcatcatgattccacaatcgatgaaacaacagggaattcgaataagccagagatcgtgacattttacaatgcaactaaaTCTGGCGTTGATGTAGTTGATAAATTATGCGCGACTTACTCAGTAGCAAGAAACACCAAAAGGTGGCCGATGACTATATTTTATACCATGCTCAATGTGGCAGCAATAAATGCTCAGGTTATTTACCTTGTAAACAACAAAGAGAGttctcatgcaattttgaaaagaaggcattttatcaaagtccttgcgcaagaactaactaaagagcacctgcaaaaacgtagtcacgtggtaaatttaccgagggaattgagaaaaagaactttagccattagtgagaaagacaaagaaactgaacataatgagtcaagtac AACTTTGCTGTGCGTTGTTGGTAAAATGAGAGATGAAATGTGTAATAAAGAGGGGCAGTGCCAAATTGATTTGAAGGACGTTTGCATTATTTGA